The following proteins are co-located in the Sulfurovum sp. TSL6 genome:
- a CDS encoding cytochrome P460 family protein, with translation MKLIKLFFTSLIMILSSTDIAVADTPEPSNNIDYPVGWQKWSPIAVSHRTDNNTSRVILGNSIAVEAARTGKINPWPDGAILGKVVWKDRQLKDWKAATAPGKFVHAEFMFKDSKKYNKTYGWGWARWVGLSQKPFNDGGKSCISCHTPVKNRDWTFTDPAVFPTIK, from the coding sequence ATGAAGCTTATAAAATTATTTTTCACTTCGTTGATCATGATCTTGTCATCCACTGACATAGCGGTTGCAGATACTCCAGAGCCATCAAACAATATTGATTATCCTGTGGGATGGCAGAAGTGGTCACCGATAGCTGTCTCACACCGTACCGATAACAACACAAGTCGTGTAATATTAGGTAATTCAATTGCCGTCGAAGCTGCACGTACGGGAAAAATTAACCCTTGGCCAGATGGTGCTATATTGGGAAAAGTTGTTTGGAAAGACAGACAACTAAAAGATTGGAAGGCAGCGACTGCACCAGGAAAATTTGTCCATGCCGAGTTTATGTTTAAAGACTCAAAGAAATATAATAAGACATACGGATGGGGTTGGGCACGTTGGGTTGGTCTATCACAAAAGCCTTTTAATGATGGAGGAAAGTCCTGTATCTCTTGTCATACGCCAGTTAAAAATCGAGACTG